From Medicago truncatula cultivar Jemalong A17 chromosome 7, MtrunA17r5.0-ANR, whole genome shotgun sequence, a single genomic window includes:
- the LOC11421658 gene encoding uncharacterized protein, whose translation MANLGTTQRILPTSSKPSSPTTDTHEPKSPHEKLYADLKFYCPINIPLTQDAAASRIIRNLGNLGLYYTLFIWIILFITLIPERKVSLILLVIMTYVTTLYCLLLRACPNSVVLHRIIDKRIVLSLLFIATAIQLILTEAGIHFAVTLTCSVPVVLLHAVLWAGSYEYDAYETEEGSGKEELAPLTGSQNDSEPHNVDVV comes from the coding sequence ATGGCAAATCTTGGAACTACACAAAGAATACTACCAACCTCCTCAAAACCTTCATCCCCAACAACTGACACACACGAACCAAAATCACCACATGAAAAACTATATGCTGATCTCAAATTCTATTGCCCAATTAACATCCCCTTAACACAAGATGCTGCAGCATCTCGCATCATAAGAAACTTAGGGAATTTGGGGTTATACTACACACTCTTTATTTGGATCATACTCTTCATAACCCTCATACCGGAACGAAAAGTGTCGTTGATTCTGTTGGTTATCATGACTTATGTGACAACCCTTTATTGTTTACTATTAAGGGCATGTCCTAATTCAGTTGTGCTTCATAGGATCATAGATAAAAGGATTGTGTTGAGTTTGCTATTTATTGCAACTGCAATTCAGCTGATTTTGACCGAAGCAGGTATTCATTTTGCAGTGACTTTGACTTGTAGTGTACCTGTAGTTTTGCTTCATGCAGTGTTATGGGCTGGTAGTTATGAATATGATGCGTATGAAACTGAGGAAGGTTCTGGTAAAGAAGAATTGGCTCCTCTTACCGGCAGCCAGAATGATAGTGAACCTCATAACGTcgatgttgtttga